The genomic segment CGCTTGCGGATGTGAGCCGCCGCGAGGTGTTTGACAAGTCGGTTCACGCGCTGGTGGATGCGCACCTGCGTCCTGGTGCGGATGCTTCGCGTGCCGATGCGGAGTTGGCCGCGTCGCGCACGAGGCTTATAGAGGCGCAACAGAACAGCGAGGTTGGAAGCATTGCACTGGCGCAGGTGTTGGGGCTGGCGGGAACCACGGTGCAGATCACGCCTGGGCCGTTTTTGACGGTCCCACCGGAGCAGACCTGGACGCAGGCCAATTTGGCTGAGCACCCAGCGGCAGTTCTGCAGCAGCGGCAAATCGATGAGGTAAACGCACGCATCACTGCGCTGAATCATTCTTACTACCCACACTTTATGACAGAGAGTTTGATCTCGGCGCGTGGCAGCGGCGAGGAATCGAACGGCGATGTGAAACCGGGGCTGAACGGGCTGGGCTTTGATGTTTACAACTGGGAGGCTGGTCTAACCGTACAGCTTGATCTGACGAGCATCTTTGCTATTCACGAGCGCAAGAGGGTTGAGGTTGCCAACCGCAGACAGCAAGAGGCGCTCTATGCGCAGACCATGCAGGCGCTGACCAGCCAGCAGCAGACGGCGCTGGCGCAGCTCGATGGAGCGCGACGGGTTGCACAGAATACTCCTGTCGAGCTGACGGCGTCGCAGCAGAGCGAGTCTCAGGCGGTTGCGCGGTTCCATGCGGGTCTGGGGACGATTGTGGATGTAGCTGAAGCGCAGAGCCTGCTGGCGCAGGCGGAGATGGACGATTCACTTGCGCGCTTGAGCATCTGGCGGGCGCTGGCAGGACTAGCGGCAGCCGATGGCGATCTTACGCCATTCCTGGATGCCGCACGGAATGCGGCTCCTGCGCCTACTCCTGCTCCTGGTCATGGGGGGAACTGACTATGTGGCTGGTACATGCAGCTTTGCGGCGTCCCATTACTGTATTGGTGGCGGTGATCGCGGTCGCGCTGTGTTCGGTTCTGGCGCTGACGCGGATGCCGGTGGATATTTTCCCGAACCTGAATCTGCCTGTGATTTATGTTGCTCAGCCGTATGGCGGTATGAGCCCGGCGCAGATGGAGGGCTATCTCACCTATTACTACGAATCGAATTTTCTTTATATCTCTGGCCTGGAGAGCGTGGAGTCGAAGTCGGTGGAGAACTTCGCGCTGCTGAAGCTGTCGTTTCGTCCGGGTACAGACATGAACCAGGCGCTCTCACAGACTGTTGCGTACATTGAGCGTGCCCACGCCTACATGCCAGCAGGCACTGTACCGCCTTTTGTATTGCGGTTTGATGCAGGCAGCGTACCGGTGGGCTATGTGACGTTTTTTAGCAAGACACATAGTGTGGATGAGCTGCAGGACCTGGCACTGAATCGGGTGCGTCCACTGTTTACTACGCTTCCAGGTGTTTCCTCGCCGGCAACATTTGGCGGGAGCTCGCGCACGATTGTCATTAAAGTTGACCGCGACAAGCTGAACAGTTACAGGATGTCGACCGGAGAGGTGGTGAAGGCGCTGCTTTCGGGCAATGTGATTGCACCCTCGGGCGATGTGAAGGTGGGAGACCTGGATCGCATTACGCCGATGAATGGGGTGGTGTCTGACATTCGCAGCCTTGCCGATCTTCCTATCCGCACCGGCTCTGGGCCAACGGTATTTGTGCGTGATATTGGCACAGTCGAAGACGGCAGCGATCTTACGCTGGGCTATGCGCTCGTGAATGGGCGGCGCACGGTCTATCTACCTGTGACTAAGCGTGCTGACGCATCCACGCTGGACGTGGTGAATGAAGTAAAGGCCAGCATGGGCCGCTTTGCCAATGTTCTGCCGCCGGACGTTCAGGTGAGTTATGAGTTTGACCAGTCGGGACGGGTGCGCAGATCGCTGGCCTCACTTATCTGGGAGGGCGTGATTGGAGCGGTGTTGACCGGTCTAATGGTCTTCCTGTTTCTCCGCGAGTGGCGGAGCTCGTTCATTGTGGTTGCGTCCATTCCGTTTGCTCTGATCGCGGCAGTCGTGGGGCTATGGCTTGCCGGTCAGACGATCAACATCATGACGCTGAGCGGGCTTGCACTGGCTGTCGGCATTCTGGTGGATGAGGCAATGGTGGAAATCGAAAACATTCACCGCAACCTCCAGATTACGGACAATATACCCCAGGCGGTGTTGGATGGGACGCGCGAGACGATGATCCCACGACTGCTGGCAATGCTGTCTATCCTTGCGGTATTTGTGCCGTCCTTTCTGATGGTCGGCGTGACGCGTGCGTTATTTATACCGCTTTCGCTGGCGGTAGGCTTTACGATGCTTGCCTCTTACCTGCTCTCGAGCACGTTTGTTCCAGTGCTGTATATCTGGCTGAACCGGAGCATGCACCGCAGTGTGGAGGAGAGTACAGGACGCAGCCGTTTTGACCACTTCCGTGACCGCTACACGCATCTGGTCCAACGCTTGCTGGGACGCCGCAAGACAATTGTTGCAATCTACCTGGTTGGCGCGGCAGTGATTCTGGCACTGGCCATACCCAAACTGGGGAGGGAGATTTTCCCGCACGCTCCGGAGACGCAGTTCCAGCTTCGTCTGCGCGCGCCGGCCGGAACCCGCATTGAAGTTACAGAACAGATCGCGCTGAAGACACTGGATGAGATCAAGCGCATAGCGGGACCGGAGAATGTAGAGATCAGCCTGGGATATGTGGGCACCTATGCGCCGAGCTATCCGGTGAATCTGGTGTATCTGT from the Edaphobacter acidisoli genome contains:
- a CDS encoding efflux RND transporter permease subunit, which produces MWLVHAALRRPITVLVAVIAVALCSVLALTRMPVDIFPNLNLPVIYVAQPYGGMSPAQMEGYLTYYYESNFLYISGLESVESKSVENFALLKLSFRPGTDMNQALSQTVAYIERAHAYMPAGTVPPFVLRFDAGSVPVGYVTFFSKTHSVDELQDLALNRVRPLFTTLPGVSSPATFGGSSRTIVIKVDRDKLNSYRMSTGEVVKALLSGNVIAPSGDVKVGDLDRITPMNGVVSDIRSLADLPIRTGSGPTVFVRDIGTVEDGSDLTLGYALVNGRRTVYLPVTKRADASTLDVVNEVKASMGRFANVLPPDVQVSYEFDQSGRVRRSLASLIWEGVIGAVLTGLMVFLFLREWRSSFIVVASIPFALIAAVVGLWLAGQTINIMTLSGLALAVGILVDEAMVEIENIHRNLQITDNIPQAVLDGTRETMIPRLLAMLSILAVFVPSFLMVGVTRALFIPLSLAVGFTMLASYLLSSTFVPVLYIWLNRSMHRSVEESTGRSRFDHFRDRYTHLVQRLLGRRKTIVAIYLVGAAVILALAIPKLGREIFPHAPETQFQLRLRAPAGTRIEVTEQIALKTLDEIKRIAGPENVEISLGYVGTYAPSYPVNLVYLWTSGPQEAVLRIQLRKSARIHIQQLEEELRPVLARDFPGTAVTFESADIVDQIMDFGSPTPIEVAIQGFDLSTDHAYAERVRAELGKLDHLRDLHYAQPLEYPSLNVDIDRVRAGQLGLTVEDVARSVETATWSSRFVSRNFWQDPSTGVGYQVQVEVPQGEMKSIDDLANVPLMNGGSSNHPNVGDVANLSYGQVTGEFDRYDMQRMISLTANAVGEDLGSAASQVEQALQRAGAPPRGVEVQIRGQVTPLRQTMHYLTLGLLIAVVAIYLLLAANFQSLRLALVSVSTAPAVICGVALMLLMTGTTLNLQSFMGAIMALGVSVANSILLVTFAEEHRRQGDFSSVDAAVFGGGTRLRPIVMTSIAMIAGMVPMALGLSEGGRQVAPLGRAVIGGLMASTIATLLILPAVYSAAQERASKASASLDVTDQHSPYASL
- a CDS encoding TolC family protein yields the protein MTNHLLEAEMLTESRNKVYLIGPAAVIAAFLCAGAGAQIGAQAGTPVAATQARQFTVQEAVDYALAHYPAVRAALEQYNAARAGVGVMETNYLPRLDGVWQGDRGSRESVLGVLLPQSPNILTGTQGSVTPHSNRPFWTSGAGLLLSWEPFDFGYRHAQVGSAQATANRMQAQVELTRLGVATAVAEASLAVLADEQRVNASLADVSRREVFDKSVHALVDAHLRPGADASRADAELAASRTRLIEAQQNSEVGSIALAQVLGLAGTTVQITPGPFLTVPPEQTWTQANLAEHPAAVLQQRQIDEVNARITALNHSYYPHFMTESLISARGSGEESNGDVKPGLNGLGFDVYNWEAGLTVQLDLTSIFAIHERKRVEVANRRQQEALYAQTMQALTSQQQTALAQLDGARRVAQNTPVELTASQQSESQAVARFHAGLGTIVDVAEAQSLLAQAEMDDSLARLSIWRALAGLAAADGDLTPFLDAARNAAPAPTPAPGHGGN